A stretch of Besnoitia besnoiti strain Bb-Ger1 chromosome III, whole genome shotgun sequence DNA encodes these proteins:
- a CDS encoding ATP-binding cassette sub-family F member 1 (encoded by transcript BESB_044600) — protein MSSDGERIAEALRHVTGGKVDGGTLEYMTGMLEEEGVASLTVNSAFDLIGDFLQDAGVTNGEHEGKAICEKLLAQLKPPAKATTNGKSVENAKSLDDGADLDDDKRADPEDLTKKPRDFATPMRLGDMAGHAGRSFDDPFLGLQQSTAKVNYNAPVLYGTDPEGAGAAASAAQQQQRLQQQRERHLRQLKEWEKNKPPLPPPKRKHGDKQLKKMGEGILVDNFSVAVAGRELLKDAQLKLMKGRRYGLVGRNGIGKSTLLSALVRQEIHGVDPDIAIGMVEQEHHWGSETVLESVLAVDEDRLRLLEEEQVLLKQEDQSEKVGRRLAVIYERLQEIDAANAEKTAVTILRGLGFTEGMQHVKVTSLSGGWRMRVLLARCLFSAPDVLLLDEPTNHLDLEAVQWLTNYLAVADGPCADQVMRCGKDKIVIVVSHAREFLNDVCTDMIHFTNQNLTYYKGDFDTFESVRAAQLLQQQRQAEAQQAKIKHVQSFIDKFRYNAKRASLVQSRIKLLSKLPMLDMVAEDPSLHFNFKEPETCAPPLLQAEEVWFSYPAAQKETLAEGEEAEAALAESAAATAAQGKLIVRNLNLNVDMESRIALCGVNGSGKSTILKLLVGSEQPTKGMVHRNGKLRIGYFTQQHVDQLDLTLNAVQSLQIRHPEANLKDEQARTYLGQFGISGLLALEPLYILSGGQKSRVAIALMAFNNPHILILDEPTNHLDLDAVQALIAALNNFKGGVLLVSHDSHLLSCVVEEIFYMDEQAHKLQKFHGDFLKYRKDLLKRAKAAAAAQANSHN, from the exons ATGTCGTCCGACGGCGAGAGAATTGCCGAGGCTCTGCGTCACGTCACGGGCGGAAAAGTCGACGGCGGGACTCTGGAGTACATGACAG GGAtgctggaggaagaaggcgtcgCGAGTCTGACGGTGAACTCCGCATTCGACCTCATCGGCGACTTCCTGCAAGATGCCGGCGTCACAAACGGCGAGCACGAGGGCAAG GCGATTTGCGAGAAGCTTCTGGCGCAGTTGAAGCCGCCCGCGAAAGCCACGACGAACGGGAAGAGTGTTGAAAACGCGAAGAGCCtggacgacggcgccgaccTCGACGATGACAAGCGAGCTGATCCGGAGG ATTtgacgaagaagccgcgagaCTTTGCGACGCCGATGCGCCTTGGCGACATGGCTGGGCACGCAGGGCGCTCGTTTGACGACCCTTTCCTCGGGCTGCAGCAAAGCACCGCGAAGGTCAACTACAACGCGCCCGTCCTCTACGGAACGGACCCTGAGGGCGCCGgtgcggccgcctccgccgcgcagcagcagcagcgtctgcagcagcagcgcgaacgcCACCTAAGGCAACTCAAGGAGTGGGAGAAGAACAAGCctcccctcccgccccccaAGAGGAAGCACGGAGACAAACAACTCAAGAAAATGG gcgagggcaTTTTGGTGGACAACTTCTCCGTCGCAGTCGCTGGGCGGGAGTTGCTGAAGgacgcgcagctgaagcTCATGAAGGGTCGCCGCTACGGTCTCGTCGGAAG AAACGGTATCGGAAAAAGTACTCTGCTGTCGGCGCTCGTTCGTCAAGAAATCCATGGCGTCGATCCGGATATCGCGATCGGCATGGTGGAACAGG AACACCACTGGGGCTCGGAGACTGTGCTGGAATCTGTGCTGGCGGTCGATGAGgatcgcctccgcctcctcgaggaGGAGCAAGTGCTGCTCAAGCAAGAAGATCAG TCTGAGAAAGTCGGTCGCCGTCTGGCAGTTATCTACGAGCGGCTGCAAGAGAtcgacgcggcgaacgcagagaagaccgCTGTGACGATTCTTCGCGGTCTCGGGTTCACTGAGGGCATGCAA CACGTGAAGGTGACCTCGCTGTCCGGAGgttggcgcatgcgcgtgctGCTTGCGCGCTGCCTGTTCAGCGCCCCcgacgtgctgctgctggatgAGCCGACGAATCACTTGGACCTCGAAGCCGTCCAGTGGCTCACCAACTACCTTGCCGTCGCCGACGGCCCCTGCGCAGACCAGGTCATGCGCTGCGGAAAAGACAAAATCGTCATAGTCGTCTCACACGCCCGCGAATTCCTCAACGAC GTCTGCACAGATATGATTCACTTCACAAACCAGAATTTAACGTACTACAAAGGCGACTTTGACACGTTTGAGtccgtgcgcgcggcgcagctgcttcagcagcagcgccaggcTGAAGCGCAGCAGGCCAAAATCAAGCACGTTCAGTCGTTCATCGACAAATTCCGATACAATGCCAAGCG CGCGTCTTTGGTGCAGAGTCGCATCAAGCTGCTGAGCAAGCTGCCGATGCTGGACATGGTCGCGGAAGATCCCTCGCTTCATTTCAACTTCAAGGAGCCTGAgacctgcgcgccgccgctgctgcaggctgaAGAAGTCTGGTTCAGCTACCCGGCCGCCCAGAAGGAGACGCTTGCGGAGGGTgaagaggccgaggcggcgttggcggagtccgccgccgcgaccgcagcgcAAGGGAAGCTGATTGTCCGCAACCTCAACCTGAACGTCGACATGGAATCGCGAATCGCG CTGTGTGGCGTCAACGGCAGCGGAAAGAGCACCATTTTGAAGCTGCTGGTCGGGAGCGAGCAGCCGACCAAGGGCATGGTGCATCGCAACGGCAAACTCCGCATCGGCTACTTCACCCAGCAGCACGTCGACCAGCTCGACTTGACGCTGAACGCCGTTCAGTCGCTCCAAATTCG ACACCCCGAGGCGAATCTGAAGGATGAACAGGCGCGGACGTACCTGGGGCAGTTCGGAATCAGCGGCCTGCTGGCGCTCGAGCCTCTCTACATTCTCTCCGGAGGGCAAAAGAGTCGCGTCGCAATCGCACTCATGGCATTCAACAACCCCCATATTTTG ATTCTCGATGAGCCGACTAACCATCTTGATCTCGACGCTGTCCAG gcgtTGATTGCGGCGCTGAACAACTTTAAGGGCGGCGTGCTGCTGGTGAGCCACGACAGCCACCTGCTGTCCTGCGTAGTCGAGGAGATTTTCTACATGGACGAGCAAGCGCATAAGCTGCAGAAGTTCCACGGTGACTTCTTGAAGTACCGCAAGGATCTCCtgaagcgcgcgaaggccgcggccgctgcgcaggcgaacaGCCACAACTAG